In the Lactobacillus paragasseri genome, AGTTCATGATGGAGAGCTACTTTCCTACACAGTTGATAAAAAAAATCATCGAGTAATTATCGACTTGAGCAAAAATGATTTAGAACATGATCGTGCATTAGTAGAAGAAGGTTTTAAAGACTTTGAAACTGGAAATTTTGCTACAGAGAAAGAAATGAAAGCCATGTTTGGCAAATACAGCTGGG is a window encoding:
- a CDS encoding AbrB family transcriptional regulator; its protein translation is MKKLKVRKIGNSLGSIFPKDWEVHDGELLSYTVDKKNHRVIIDLSKNDLEHDRALVEEGFKDFETGNFATEKEMKAMFGKYSWGK